The Streptomyces sp. NBC_00344 genome includes a window with the following:
- a CDS encoding MFS transporter, whose amino-acid sequence MTDTDVAPAVPAGPPKAPSGTRRRAWTVTALLVVLMMINFADKSVLGLAADEIRQDLGLSASAFGLASSAFFLLFSISGATVGLLADRVRPKWLLLIMAVLWSVSQAPLAVGGGLAVLITSRVLLGAAEGPAFPVAQQTTLSWFPNHRRNLPGALIVLGITLGVLVAAPVLTWLINHHGWRSAVAAVALVGVVWTLLWIRFGEEGPYATTSDKDSPAEAASGNGPGTGKGTGAVRQAQPKMPYRRILATRTWIGVTIAYFSTYWVIAFALVWLPSYLRDGLGYSSAVSTQLLMLFWGLSGILVLGQAGLTGWMLRRGIASRWARGWVGGVLLLISGVSCLALPVAPAGAVTVVLLVGAFALAGAMGSIAATTIMELAPADRRGGALGIMNAVVTTAGLIAPTLIGSLVDSHGAGGYQYAVLVTGALLLVGGTAAVTLINPDRDARLLSV is encoded by the coding sequence GTGACCGACACCGATGTCGCACCCGCTGTGCCCGCCGGCCCCCCGAAGGCGCCGAGCGGAACGAGGCGCCGAGCGTGGACCGTCACCGCGCTGCTCGTCGTCCTCATGATGATCAATTTCGCCGACAAGTCCGTACTCGGTCTGGCCGCGGATGAGATCCGACAGGACCTCGGCCTGTCCGCATCGGCCTTCGGCCTCGCCAGCAGCGCCTTCTTCCTGCTGTTCTCGATATCCGGTGCCACCGTCGGGCTCCTCGCCGACCGCGTACGGCCGAAATGGCTGCTGCTGATCATGGCCGTTCTGTGGTCCGTCTCCCAGGCACCACTGGCCGTCGGAGGAGGGCTCGCGGTGCTCATCACCTCACGTGTTCTCCTCGGCGCCGCAGAGGGGCCCGCCTTCCCGGTCGCCCAGCAGACGACCCTTTCCTGGTTCCCCAACCACCGGCGCAACCTGCCAGGGGCGCTGATCGTCCTGGGGATTACGCTGGGGGTCCTGGTCGCCGCTCCCGTGCTGACGTGGTTGATCAACCATCACGGCTGGCGCTCGGCCGTCGCCGCGGTGGCGCTGGTCGGCGTGGTGTGGACGCTGCTGTGGATACGCTTCGGGGAAGAGGGGCCGTACGCGACCACGTCGGACAAGGACTCCCCGGCCGAGGCGGCCTCCGGCAACGGGCCAGGGACGGGCAAGGGGACTGGGGCCGTGCGCCAGGCACAGCCCAAGATGCCGTACCGCCGAATTCTTGCGACCCGTACCTGGATCGGCGTCACGATCGCCTACTTCAGCACCTACTGGGTGATCGCCTTCGCCCTGGTGTGGCTCCCCTCCTACCTCCGTGATGGTCTTGGCTACTCATCGGCCGTGTCCACACAGCTGCTGATGCTGTTCTGGGGCCTGAGTGGAATCCTCGTGCTCGGACAGGCGGGCCTGACCGGATGGATGCTTCGCCGCGGAATCGCGAGCCGGTGGGCCCGCGGTTGGGTCGGCGGTGTCCTTCTGCTCATCTCCGGTGTTTCCTGTCTGGCCCTGCCCGTGGCCCCGGCCGGTGCCGTGACCGTCGTGCTGCTGGTCGGTGCGTTCGCCCTCGCCGGGGCGATGGGCAGCATCGCCGCCACCACCATCATGGAGCTGGCTCCTGCCGATCGTCGCGGCGGCGCCCTGGGCATCATGAACGCCGTGGTGACCACCGCCGGTCTGATCGCCCCGACGCTGATCGGCAGCCTCGTGGACAGCCATGGAGCGGGGGGCTACCAGTACGCGGTCCTGGTCACCGGTGCCTTGCTCCTGGTGGGCGGAACCGCCGCCGTCACGCTGATCAACCCCGATCGCGACGCCCGCCTGCTCTCCGTGTGA
- a CDS encoding aldehyde dehydrogenase family protein: MNTSALDISFLDRTVADVRGTAESWSTTPLAERIVLLERLQPRVIARAAAMAAAGSRAKGYEPNSPWAAEDWTGGPWALAQNTAALLHVLRRIAAGRDPLGPKAVLEENGRTHVDVFPATGWDTLLLNGFTAQVWMRPGVTAEQARARAAGEYRGGQGDPALALVLGAGNVAAITALDILHKLYAEGQVVIAKMNPVNAYLRPHFEYVFAEFVERGWVRFVDGGAAEGAYLTRHEGVDAIHVTGSDRTHDAIVWGTDEDAERRRRDDLPLIAKPFSSELGGVSPCIVAPGPWSDADFRFQAEHIVTSKMNNSGHNCIASQILVLPRAWDGTERLLGEIRRVLRDLPPRTDYYPGAAGRLAAVREAHPQAETHGDDCRLLVPDITDHHDDVLITGEVFGSALGVVRLPGATPAEFLRQAVGFANDTLPGTLGATLIVHPRTEKAHGEAVRAAVADLRYGTLGVNCWSGVGFLLGFTPWGAFPGHTRQDIGSGIGFVHNAFMLEDVEKTVLRAPFTPAPRGLVTGDPSMSPRPPYFVTHRTALTTVERLTRFTAAPSLAKLPALFAAALRG, encoded by the coding sequence TTGAACACCAGCGCCCTCGACATCTCTTTCCTCGACCGCACCGTGGCCGACGTACGCGGCACCGCCGAGTCCTGGTCCACCACCCCGCTCGCCGAACGCATCGTCCTCCTGGAGCGGCTGCAGCCGCGTGTCATCGCACGTGCGGCCGCGATGGCCGCTGCGGGCTCTCGGGCGAAGGGGTACGAACCAAACTCCCCCTGGGCGGCGGAAGACTGGACGGGTGGCCCGTGGGCTCTGGCTCAGAACACCGCGGCGCTTCTTCACGTCCTTCGACGGATCGCTGCGGGCAGGGATCCGCTGGGCCCCAAGGCTGTGCTCGAGGAGAACGGCCGCACCCACGTGGACGTCTTCCCCGCGACCGGCTGGGACACCCTGCTGCTCAACGGATTCACGGCCCAGGTGTGGATGCGCCCAGGCGTCACGGCGGAGCAGGCGCGGGCGCGCGCCGCGGGCGAGTACCGGGGCGGGCAGGGAGACCCGGCGCTGGCCCTGGTGCTGGGGGCCGGCAACGTCGCCGCCATCACCGCGCTCGACATCCTGCACAAGCTCTACGCCGAGGGCCAGGTCGTCATCGCCAAGATGAACCCGGTCAACGCCTATCTGCGCCCCCACTTCGAGTACGTCTTCGCCGAGTTCGTCGAGCGGGGCTGGGTGCGCTTCGTCGACGGCGGCGCGGCGGAGGGCGCCTATCTCACCCGCCACGAAGGCGTCGACGCCATTCACGTCACCGGCAGCGACCGCACCCACGACGCCATCGTCTGGGGCACCGACGAGGACGCCGAGCGACGCCGCCGTGACGACCTCCCGCTGATCGCCAAGCCCTTCAGCAGCGAACTGGGCGGCGTCAGTCCCTGCATCGTGGCGCCGGGCCCCTGGAGCGACGCCGACTTCCGCTTCCAGGCCGAACACATCGTCACCAGCAAGATGAACAACTCCGGCCATAACTGCATCGCCAGCCAGATCCTGGTCCTGCCTCGCGCCTGGGACGGCACCGAGCGGCTTCTCGGCGAGATCCGACGGGTACTGCGCGATCTACCCCCGCGCACCGACTACTACCCCGGCGCCGCAGGCCGCCTCGCCGCGGTACGCGAGGCACACCCGCAGGCGGAGACGCACGGCGACGACTGCCGACTACTCGTCCCCGACATCACCGACCACCACGACGACGTCCTCATCACCGGCGAGGTCTTCGGCAGCGCCCTGGGCGTCGTACGCCTGCCAGGCGCGACCCCGGCCGAATTCCTGCGCCAAGCGGTCGGCTTCGCCAACGACACCCTGCCCGGCACCCTCGGCGCAACCCTGATCGTCCACCCGAGGACCGAGAAGGCCCACGGTGAGGCCGTGCGCGCCGCCGTCGCCGATCTGCGCTACGGCACGCTGGGCGTCAACTGCTGGTCGGGCGTCGGCTTTTTGCTCGGTTTCACTCCGTGGGGCGCCTTCCCCGGCCACACACGCCAGGACATCGGCAGCGGCATCGGCTTCGTCCACAACGCGTTCATGCTCGAAGACGTCGAGAAGACCGTGCTGCGCGCCCCGTTCACACCGGCCCCGCGTGGACTGGTCACGGGCGACCCGTCGATGTCCCCGCGCCCCCCGTATTTCGTTACCCACCGCACGGCGCTGACCACGGTGGAGCGCCTCACCCGCTTCACGGCGGCGCCGAGCCTGGCGAAACTGCCCGCACTCTTCGCCGCCGCGCTGCGGGGCTGA
- a CDS encoding TetR/AcrR family transcriptional regulator — protein MAGMQRDGAVRGPGRPREERVTGAVLTAVVDLVTEQGIGAVTMDAVASRAGVSKPAMYRRWPTKQELIIAAAESRLGVLSVPDLGDFRAELRFVLTARLEAYRLPGSDRLIAGLIGAAAETGAARGQYAEYTERITSETRRILERGMARGDVDPDTDVRAAATLVAAPLIFRLIGEQEMPDARFVETLVELVARAVGPTG, from the coding sequence ATGGCGGGTATGCAGCGGGACGGGGCCGTACGAGGGCCGGGGCGCCCGCGCGAGGAGCGGGTCACAGGAGCCGTCCTGACCGCGGTCGTGGACCTGGTCACCGAGCAGGGGATCGGGGCGGTCACGATGGACGCCGTCGCGTCGCGCGCCGGGGTGAGCAAACCGGCCATGTATCGGCGGTGGCCCACCAAGCAGGAGCTGATCATCGCCGCTGCCGAGAGCCGTCTCGGCGTCCTGTCGGTGCCTGATCTGGGCGACTTCCGCGCCGAGCTCCGCTTCGTCCTCACCGCTCGCCTGGAGGCGTATCGGCTGCCTGGGTCGGACCGGCTGATCGCGGGCCTGATCGGAGCGGCGGCCGAGACAGGCGCGGCACGGGGCCAGTACGCGGAGTACACCGAGCGGATCACGAGTGAGACGAGGCGCATCCTCGAGCGGGGGATGGCCCGCGGTGACGTGGACCCGGACACCGATGTCCGGGCCGCAGCCACTCTGGTGGCCGCTCCTCTGATCTTCCGGCTGATCGGCGAGCAGGAGATGCCCGACGCCCGCTTCGTGGAGACGCTGGTCGAGCTCGTGGCCCGAGCTGTGGGCCCGACCGGCTGA
- a CDS encoding TauD/TfdA dioxygenase family protein has protein sequence MDSAVTTPAPALDKPLMHYGKRTLDRIAPDASQPDYQLVDIRPLTPHVGAEIEGVDLSLPIGEDVAEEIRQALLEWKVLFFRGQHGFDPQSQLAFSALWGEPEANPFFPKGDTVGVSRLAKDAMAMGTENIWHSDHSFMAAPALGSVLRAVEVPSAGGDTMWADMAAAYDNLTDSMKERIDALTAVHDWVPSWGSLMTEAQLAAHRENLPAVEHPVVVRHPRTGRKLLYVNEPFTTRIVGLSDPESRELLDELVLQARIPEYQVRFRWQPGSVAIWDNIATQHYAINDYFPQRRVMERIAIVGVPLS, from the coding sequence ATGGACAGCGCCGTCACCACCCCCGCCCCCGCGCTCGACAAGCCGCTGATGCACTACGGCAAGCGCACGCTCGACCGCATCGCGCCGGACGCGTCCCAGCCCGACTACCAGCTCGTGGACATCCGCCCGCTCACCCCGCACGTCGGCGCCGAGATCGAGGGCGTCGACCTCTCGCTCCCGATCGGCGAGGACGTCGCGGAGGAGATCAGGCAGGCCCTTCTGGAGTGGAAGGTGCTCTTCTTCCGCGGCCAGCACGGCTTCGACCCGCAGTCCCAGCTTGCGTTCTCCGCGCTGTGGGGCGAGCCGGAGGCAAACCCGTTCTTCCCCAAGGGAGACACGGTCGGAGTCTCCCGGCTGGCCAAGGACGCCATGGCCATGGGCACCGAGAACATCTGGCACAGCGACCACTCGTTCATGGCCGCGCCGGCCCTCGGCTCCGTGCTGCGGGCTGTCGAGGTTCCGTCCGCCGGCGGCGACACCATGTGGGCGGACATGGCGGCCGCCTACGACAACCTCACCGACTCCATGAAGGAGCGCATCGACGCCCTCACCGCGGTGCACGACTGGGTGCCCAGTTGGGGCTCGCTGATGACCGAGGCCCAGCTCGCCGCGCATCGCGAGAACCTGCCGGCCGTCGAGCACCCCGTGGTCGTCCGCCACCCACGTACCGGCCGCAAGCTTCTCTACGTCAACGAGCCCTTCACCACTCGGATCGTCGGCCTGTCGGACCCGGAGAGCCGTGAATTGCTCGACGAGCTCGTCCTCCAGGCGCGCATCCCCGAGTACCAGGTGCGCTTTCGCTGGCAGCCGGGCTCGGTCGCGATCTGGGACAACATCGCCACCCAGCACTACGCGATCAACGACTACTTCCCGCAGCGCCGTGTCATGGAGCGCATCGCGATCGTCGGCGTCCCGCTCTCCTGA